One Streptomyces hundungensis DNA segment encodes these proteins:
- a CDS encoding alpha/beta fold hydrolase encodes MSETPKNTLQYRVDGPEDAPVLVVGPSLGTTWHMWDRQIPELAGTWRVLRFDLPGHGGAPAQPAHSVAELGDRLIATLDGLGIQRFGYAGCSIGGAIGADLALRHPHRLASLALVASSARFGTADEYRQRGVVVRTNGMDPMARSAPERWFTAAYAAAQPAIVEWAVQMVRTTDPACYIAACEALAAFDIRADLGRIAVPTLALVGAEDRVTGPGEARTLVAGIPGAGLAVVPGASHLAPVEQPAAVTDLLVHHFSTAWQETPPPPPAPSATTTPSGSSEPPAPFPAPGPVATPAPFANPSPFPAPGPVATPTPFPNPAAFPAPGPFGTPTPLASPGPIAPPPAPTEPLGLLAPPTPEPPAESAAPGEPSEPAEPGSRAEPTAPAEPGNPAEPPAPAEPTAPSPHPDPYELGLRIRRDVLGGAPVDAETARADAFGAGFDELATRHAWGQVWSRDGLDRRTRAAVALAALASGGHLDDLAAHTRAALRAGLTPAEIEEVLIQTGVYCGLPAASAAVRVAGAVIREETAPRG; translated from the coding sequence GTGAGCGAGACACCGAAGAACACCTTGCAATACCGCGTTGACGGGCCGGAAGACGCTCCGGTCCTGGTCGTGGGTCCCTCACTGGGTACCACCTGGCACATGTGGGACCGCCAGATACCCGAGCTGGCCGGCACCTGGCGGGTGCTGCGGTTCGACCTGCCGGGGCACGGCGGCGCCCCCGCCCAGCCGGCCCACTCCGTCGCCGAGCTCGGTGACCGGCTCATCGCCACCCTCGACGGGCTCGGCATCCAGCGGTTCGGTTACGCGGGCTGCTCCATCGGCGGGGCGATCGGCGCCGATCTGGCCCTGCGCCACCCCCACCGGCTCGCCTCGCTCGCCCTGGTCGCTTCCTCGGCCCGGTTCGGCACCGCCGACGAGTACCGCCAGCGCGGTGTCGTCGTCCGCACCAACGGCATGGACCCCATGGCGCGGTCCGCGCCCGAGCGCTGGTTCACCGCCGCCTACGCCGCGGCCCAGCCCGCCATCGTGGAGTGGGCCGTGCAGATGGTCCGCACCACCGACCCCGCCTGCTACATAGCCGCCTGCGAGGCGCTCGCCGCCTTCGACATCCGCGCCGATCTCGGGCGCATCGCCGTCCCCACGCTCGCCCTGGTCGGCGCCGAGGACCGGGTCACCGGGCCGGGCGAGGCCCGCACCCTGGTCGCGGGCATACCGGGCGCCGGCCTCGCCGTGGTGCCGGGCGCCTCCCATCTGGCCCCCGTCGAGCAGCCGGCCGCCGTCACCGACCTCCTCGTACACCACTTCTCGACGGCCTGGCAGGAGACCCCGCCCCCGCCCCCAGCGCCGTCCGCCACCACCACACCCTCCGGGTCCTCCGAGCCCCCAGCGCCCTTCCCGGCCCCGGGACCCGTGGCGACCCCGGCCCCCTTCGCCAACCCGTCCCCCTTCCCGGCCCCGGGGCCCGTGGCAACCCCGACCCCCTTCCCAAACCCGGCCGCCTTCCCCGCCCCAGGGCCCTTCGGGACCCCGACCCCCCTCGCCTCCCCGGGCCCCATCGCCCCGCCCCCCGCACCCACCGAACCCCTCGGCCTCCTCGCCCCGCCCACCCCAGAGCCCCCGGCCGAGTCGGCGGCCCCCGGCGAACCCAGCGAACCCGCCGAGCCCGGCAGCCGCGCTGAACCCACCGCCCCCGCCGAACCCGGCAACCCCGCTGAACCCCCCGCCCCCGCCGAACCCACCGCCCCCTCCCCGCACCCCGACCCGTACGAGCTCGGCCTCCGGATCCGGCGGGACGTGCTCGGTGGCGCCCCGGTGGACGCCGAGACCGCCCGGGCCGATGCCTTCGGCGCCGGCTTCGACGAGCTCGCCACCCGTCACGCCTGGGGCCAGGTGTGGTCGAGGGACGGCCTCGACCGGCGTACCCGGGCCGCGGTGGCCCTGGCCGCGCTCGCCTCCGGCGGCCACCTCGACGACCTCGCGGCGCACACCCGGGCCGCGCTGCGCGCCGGGCTCACCCCCGCCGAGATCGAGGAAGTGCTGATCCAGACCGGCGTGTACTGCGGGCTTCCCGCCGCGAGCGCCGCGGTGCGGGTCGCGGGCGCGGTCATCCGGGAGGAGACCGCCCCGCGCGGCTGA